Proteins encoded in a region of the Rutidosis leptorrhynchoides isolate AG116_Rl617_1_P2 chromosome 9, CSIRO_AGI_Rlap_v1, whole genome shotgun sequence genome:
- the LOC139868297 gene encoding uncharacterized protein has translation MLGLSQTKWVDEMPYILWAHRTTPKRSTGETPFSLVYGTEAVIPAEIRVPTQRILAFDTENNSSILRENLNLLEERRIMAAIRQADAKQKMAKYYNKQVRYVQFKEGDLVLRDNEASRQEKQGKLGPRWEGPYKVVKAHSNGSYTLSVPSGEEIP, from the coding sequence ATGTTGGGTTTGAGTCAGACTAAGTGGGTAGATGAAATGCCATATATATTGTGGGCTCACCGCACAACGCCAAAAAGGAGCACGGGTGAAACACCATTCAGTTTGGTATATGGCACTGAGGCAGTGATACCAGCTGAGATCCGTGTTCCAACACAAAGGATTTTGGCATTTGATACAGAAAATAATTCATCCATCTTACGTGAAAACTTGAATTTATTGGAAGAAAGGCGAATCATGGCCGCCATCCGTCAAGCGGATGCAAAAcagaaaatggcaaaatattataacaagcaAGTCAGATATGTGCAATTCAAAGAGGGGGATTTAGTGTTACGAGATAATGAGGCAAGTAGGCAGGAAAAACAAGGGAAGTTAGGACCACGCTGGGAAGGCCCATATAAAGTTGTAAAGGCACATTCTAATGGGTCATACACCCTCTCAGTGCCCTCCGGCGAAGAAATTCCATGA